A single region of the Bacillales bacterium genome encodes:
- a CDS encoding TIGR00266 family protein translates to MNNHEIDYNIVGDDMQFVEIELDPGETTIAEAGALMMMEDAIEMETIFGDGSDQSDGQGFLGKLWGTGKRMLAGESLFMTTFTNTGSGKKHVSFAAPYPGKILAMDLAELEGKIICQRDAFLCAAKGVAVGIDFQKKLGTGFFGGEGFIMEKLEGDGLAFIHAGGTTKRVDLQAGEKLRVDTGCLVALTKDVDYSIEYAGKIKTALFGGEGLFFATLRGPGTVWIQSLPFSRLASRVFSAMPQIPGGENRGERSMLGGIFDIVGGDDDD, encoded by the coding sequence ATGAATAACCATGAAATTGATTACAACATTGTCGGGGACGATATGCAGTTTGTCGAGATTGAATTGGATCCTGGAGAAACAACTATTGCGGAAGCCGGCGCACTTATGATGATGGAGGATGCCATTGAAATGGAGACCATCTTTGGCGACGGCTCGGATCAAAGCGATGGCCAAGGTTTTCTTGGGAAGCTTTGGGGGACGGGGAAACGAATGCTTGCCGGGGAAAGTTTATTCATGACGACCTTTACGAACACCGGATCGGGGAAGAAGCATGTTTCTTTTGCCGCTCCTTATCCGGGAAAGATTTTGGCCATGGATTTGGCGGAGCTTGAAGGAAAAATTATTTGTCAGCGAGATGCTTTCCTTTGCGCGGCGAAGGGTGTGGCCGTCGGTATCGATTTTCAAAAAAAACTAGGCACCGGGTTTTTCGGCGGCGAAGGGTTCATCATGGAAAAATTAGAAGGAGACGGCCTTGCTTTTATTCATGCGGGCGGCACAACGAAGCGTGTGGATTTGCAAGCCGGTGAAAAGCTTCGGGTGGACACCGGGTGTCTCGTTGCGTTAACGAAGGACGTGGATTATTCGATTGAATATGCCGGAAAAATCAAGACGGCCTTGTTCGGCGGTGAAGGTTTATTTTTTGCAACGTTAAGAGGGCCGGGGACGGTTTGGATTCAATCGCTTCCGTTCAGTCGATTGGCCAGCCGCGTGTTCAGCGCGATGCCGCAAATTCCGGGCGGGGAAAATCGCGGTGAGCGCAGCATGCTCGGCGGCATATTCGATATCGTCGGCGGGGACGACGACGATTGA
- a CDS encoding flagellar biosynthesis protein FlgA, with protein MKRILKVLVPLLILLFGFAFLFVYDFYLEGRINTVSVVVAEEDIGFKDSFSKRNLTIKRVNRDDLVSGAVKNVTDLKDADLLGKLAAIDIKKGTQIYRELVDANNLIPDESAGEFIAPIPDKWIFAIPGSIRRSYIADFYVIPKRNVQQLKSSLRNENQRKSVSGGEHDASLLADYEKTVGRGPVLEDVRVAYTKDQSNNEVTNANQGEKYSSTGVVSTIEIIATQQMLDKLRKYTQQGDQLYIVYKFER; from the coding sequence GTGAAACGAATCCTTAAGGTGCTCGTACCGCTGCTCATTCTTCTCTTCGGATTTGCTTTCTTGTTCGTTTACGATTTCTACTTGGAGGGGAGAATCAACACCGTTTCTGTTGTGGTGGCCGAAGAAGATATCGGCTTTAAGGACTCCTTTTCGAAACGGAATTTAACGATCAAACGGGTCAATCGCGATGATTTGGTGAGCGGCGCTGTCAAGAACGTTACTGATTTAAAAGATGCCGATCTTCTCGGGAAGTTGGCAGCGATCGATATTAAGAAAGGTACACAGATCTATCGGGAACTCGTTGACGCCAATAACCTGATTCCAGATGAAAGCGCAGGCGAATTCATTGCCCCCATTCCGGACAAATGGATTTTTGCGATTCCGGGTTCCATACGCAGAAGTTATATTGCCGACTTTTATGTGATCCCGAAAAGAAATGTGCAGCAATTGAAAAGTTCCTTGCGTAATGAAAATCAAAGGAAATCCGTTTCAGGAGGCGAGCACGATGCTTCACTATTGGCCGATTATGAAAAAACCGTGGGGAGGGGTCCCGTTTTGGAAGATGTCCGAGTTGCCTATACAAAGGACCAGTCAAACAACGAAGTCACGAATGCGAATCAAGGTGAAAAATACAGCTCAACGGGAGTGGTCTCCACAATTGAAATCATTGCAACGCAACAAATGTTGGACAAACTGCGAAAATACACGCAACAAGGAGACCAATTGTATATTGTGTACAAATTTGAGCGTTAG
- a CDS encoding ATPase, T2SS/T4P/T4SS family, with protein MAEAQFQVFDITEHLQKNAVQRTAASETLETEAARFQEVCTKVKAHFEKLYDSNKVTNEELRERHALEYQAMIGKAEAESVLTAEIEGYLRDENFLGVQDFPEFYETIAEACFHEIYRFGSFAKWRKYPDSPSGVIQGDEIWFLVDGKFQRQEERLRDQLHVHEIIRSFSLKHKGLRINENHPEAEFDMDDGTRVKVVVPPRSYRPTIIFRRFVIRRFSFEQQAKKNTIPLEDVSLYRLLAKLPLNTVVAGRVQSGKSTFLKTIYAEREPHLVAVLIETNPESFLKRDFPDRLVHDFYTSDGNIHQVIRDALRTDHDYIIVQEVRGIEAEGAIAGTERGTTGLLMSYHITNPKNTPKQLARHIIDEFPRRSEDREIKRIAEQLDLGITMTSLKNNEKRVTSVYEMCYDEELEQAWINYLILYDAKTNTWTYNAGLSESLARKMRNLDESLYESFIRLLKERARQHPITGKTEFACH; from the coding sequence ATGGCTGAAGCTCAATTTCAAGTGTTCGACATTACCGAGCATCTGCAAAAGAATGCGGTTCAACGGACAGCGGCGTCGGAGACTCTTGAAACAGAGGCGGCTCGCTTTCAAGAAGTGTGCACGAAAGTCAAAGCGCATTTTGAAAAGCTTTACGACTCCAATAAAGTGACGAATGAGGAACTTCGGGAGCGACATGCGCTTGAGTACCAAGCGATGATCGGCAAGGCGGAAGCCGAAAGTGTGCTGACGGCTGAAATTGAAGGCTACCTAAGGGATGAAAATTTCTTGGGTGTTCAAGACTTTCCTGAATTTTACGAGACGATCGCTGAGGCTTGCTTTCATGAAATTTATCGTTTCGGCTCTTTCGCTAAGTGGAGAAAATATCCCGACTCTCCTTCAGGTGTCATCCAAGGAGATGAAATTTGGTTCCTTGTTGACGGGAAATTCCAGCGGCAGGAAGAACGGTTGCGCGATCAACTTCATGTACATGAAATCATCCGCTCCTTTTCATTGAAACATAAGGGGTTAAGAATTAATGAAAATCATCCGGAAGCCGAATTTGACATGGATGACGGCACGAGGGTTAAAGTAGTTGTACCTCCTCGTTCGTACCGGCCGACGATCATTTTTCGCCGGTTCGTCATTCGTCGGTTTTCGTTTGAACAGCAAGCAAAAAAGAACACGATCCCGCTTGAAGACGTTTCGTTGTATCGGTTATTGGCAAAGTTGCCGCTCAACACGGTCGTTGCCGGGAGAGTCCAATCGGGAAAATCGACGTTCCTGAAGACGATTTACGCGGAACGGGAACCGCACCTTGTCGCGGTGTTGATCGAAACGAATCCAGAGTCTTTCTTGAAGCGTGATTTTCCGGACCGGCTCGTCCATGATTTTTACACCTCAGACGGAAACATTCATCAAGTGATTCGCGATGCACTGCGGACGGACCATGACTACATTATCGTACAAGAAGTTCGGGGAATTGAAGCCGAAGGTGCGATTGCTGGAACGGAAAGAGGGACGACCGGTTTATTAATGTCCTACCATATCACCAATCCGAAAAATACACCGAAACAGCTGGCCCGTCATATCATCGATGAATTTCCGAGACGGAGCGAAGATCGAGAGATTAAGAGAATTGCCGAACAATTGGATCTCGGCATTACGATGACTTCCTTGAAGAACAACGAGAAACGGGTGACTTCTGTGTATGAAATGTGTTACGACGAGGAATTGGAGCAAGCATGGATCAACTATCTCATTTTATATGACGCAAAAACGAATACATGGACTTACAATGCCGGTCTTTCTGAAAGTTTGGCGAGAAAGATGAGAAACTTGGACGAGTCGCTGTATGAATCTTTTATCCGTCTGTTAAAAGAAAGAGCACGACAGCATCCGATCACCGGAAAGACCGAATTCGCCTGTCATTAA